CACTTTTTGTCTTGTCAACTTCATGGATTAAAAACAATGAAACCAAAAATTAAGTGAAACCTTAAGTCAAAATGCTATTCATTCTCTCGACAGAATGGTAAGAACCATTTAGAATGATTCTATGTTATTCTTGAACGCAGACAGTGTCCCTGTTTTAGCACAAACAGTTTCCCGTCAAGAATGTATCATACCTTTGCACAAAATGTTGGGGTAATCGATTTTCGATTTGAACACATTCCATAAAATGCACCTTAATGCATAATAATGTTCAAGAAGAGTCAAGACTATGTTCAGGAGGAGTTAATCTTTTTTCTTAGAACTAAGGCAATACAGTTAGACACTATCAGTGAACGTTTTCCTTAGCTCTATGCTATGtaagaaatgaaaacaaaagtgAATGAAATTTAAAGCACAAAACAACCTCAGACACATTTCATATACTGTTTCTTTGGACGCTTGAGCCAAGTATACCCTAAGAGCTTTGTCTCTGGCTAGGGTTGAATGGAAAGGGCAAAGGGTATACATAAACAGTTCTAAAGAAAACTAACTGTTCAAACACAAACTCAGGCACTGTAGCTGGATCCACAGACACAACATGAAGGAACAGTTAAATTGCATAGAAAACATTGATTAAGGTTGTCAACCTACCTACTGCATTGTTGGCAAAACCGTTGATGCTGCTCTGCAATGAGCACCGCAGGAGCCTTGGCATGGTACTCACAAACCTTGTGACGCCTGTGGTAGGGCTTAGCATCACTGAGATCAGCATTACAACCATCAACCTGACACAAAGGTGGCATTGAGCCTCCAGCTTTGGACCCTCTCTTGTTAGTCACCACCCTCTTCTTCCGACCGTCCTCTCCGTACTCACTtccctcctcctcttcctcttcctcatcatcatcttcttcctccttgtAATTTATTCTCCTTTTTCCCTCACTCCAACTTTCATCCATAACTTGAAGGAGATTTCGGAGAGTAAGAGAGATCGATGATGATGATCTGGCTGGAAAAGGTTACGGAGAAGTCAAGGAGTAGTCCACAACTACttcatataaatagaaaaactaGAAAGGTAAATAGAATGAGGGAATGAGTGTGGACCACTTAGGGTCTTCATTAATTGATTGCCACCTCCAGGGTAATAGTGAAACAACATTCAATATTTTCTCATCTtaccttttgttttttgtttttcatagcCCATTCTCATCTTAGTTGTATTTTACATACATCTTTCTCTCATCCATCACATCTAATACTTTTACCATgtcagtttttttcttttttttttgtcaaatcagATGAGAATAACCCTTTTtggtaatttttcatttttaactttaaaaaaatatatattttaaagacagcataacttgtatttttttattgaatataaatatttgtatagttTATTTTCGTTTTCGTTCATCGAAACCAGCAAAAAAAAATTCTGCTCTTCTTATTTACAtgcatatattattttgactttaatctctttctttctttcttttatttatacttcTCTTATTTAAATCAAATACAGACAAACCAGTGACCACTACAAGGACCCTAGAGAAGCTTTTCGGTGTGGGAC
This portion of the Vigna unguiculata cultivar IT97K-499-35 chromosome 6, ASM411807v1, whole genome shotgun sequence genome encodes:
- the LOC114187579 gene encoding squamosa promoter-binding protein 1-like, whose translation is MDESWSEGKRRINYKEEEDDDEEEEEEEGSEYGEDGRKKRVVTNKRGSKAGGSMPPLCQVDGCNADLSDAKPYHRRHKVCEYHAKAPAVLIAEQHQRFCQQCSRFHELSEFDESKRSCRRRLAGHNERRRKNASEYGH